From Pirellulales bacterium:
CTTCGCCCTGGCGGTGGCGGCCGGTTCGGCGCTGGCCTGGCCGGTCGGCATGTTCTTCGGTCCGCTACGGGGCGCTTTGGCCACGGCGCTGGCCGCGAATCTCTTCTTCCCGCTTTTCATGCTCTCGTCGATGGAGGCCGACACGCTGCTGGTTCCCTATTCGCCCGTGATGTATGGCAGCCTGCTGAAAGTCGCCGGCGGTTGGCTGCTGGTCTATATCGAATCGTTGCTGGCGGTTGGCCTGACGGTCGGCCTGCTGACTTTGGGCGTGTATTGGCTGCCGATGGTGGCGCTGCCGTTATCGCCGCTGTTGCTGGCGACGCTGGTTTTCATCGAAGCGCGGCTGTATGGCCGGCTGGCGTGGCATATCGGACAGGCCGAAACGAGGCGCAAGCCGCGCAAGAAAAAGAAGGCCGGCCCGCCGGCAAAGCGGACAGACGTTTCGCGATTGTCGATTCTGTAGGGACTCTTGGGCCCATGCGAGGCGCGTCCTGAACTGCGTGCCGTGATTTGCACGCTAGGCCGAGGTCTCCGCGACGATGCCGCTTTCAACCGCCTCGGCGATGCGGTCCAACTCCTCGAGTGCGATCGCCAGCGGCGGCATGATCACCACGACGTCGCCCAGCGGCCGCAGCAAGACGCCGCGCCGCCGCGCATGTTGGCAAACGCGCCAGCCGCGGCGCTCCCGCACGTCGAACGGCGCTTGACGGGCACGGTCGCGCACCAACTCGATGCCGGCAATCAGCCCGCATTGGCGGACGTCGCCCACGTGATCGAGCCGCTTCAGTCGCGCTAGATGCCGGCTCAAACGAGAAACCTTTTCAGGCATGCGGGCCAACACCCGCTCCTCGTCGAACACCTCCAGCGAGGCCAACGCGGCGGCGGCGGCCAAGGGATTGCCGCCGTAGGTATGGCCGTGGAAGAACTGTTTCGAGTCGTCATAGCTTCCCAAAAACGCCCGCCAGATTTCGTCGCTGGCCAGGGTGGCCGCCATCGGTAGGTATCCGCCCGTCAGACCTTTTGCCAGGCAAAGCAAGTCGGGCGCGACCCCTTCCTGCTCGCAGGCGAACATTCGCCCGGTGCGGCCAAAGCCGACGGCCACTTCGTCGGCGATCAACAAGACGTCGTAGCGACGCGAGAGCTCGCGTGCCGCGCGAAGGTAGCCGGGCGGATGCAGGACCATGCCGGCGGCCCCTTGCACCAGCGGCTCGATGACCATCGCGGCCAGTCGCTGGTGATTTGCCCTCAAAGCGGCCTCCAGCTCGGCCACATAAAACCCCAGTGCGCCCGCGCGCGAGACGCCCTGCGGAAGCCGATACGTCTGGGGCGCGGCGGTCCGTACCACCTCGAACAACAACGGCGCAAACAGCGAGTGAAACCGCTCGACACCGCCCACGCTCACGCTGCCCAGCGTGTCTCCGTGATAGGCGCCGCCCAAGGCCAGGAACGTTGTTTTCTGCGGCCGCGGGTCGGGCCTTTGGCGCCAATACTGGAACGCCATCTTGAGGGCCACCTCGACGGCCGTCGCGCCGTTGTCGGAGAAGAAGACATGGTTCAGCCCTTCGGGCGTCAGCTCAACCAGGCGGCGAGCGAGCCTGACGGTGGTGCTGTTCGACGCCCCCAGCGACGTCGTGTGCGCGATACGGCCAAGTTGTTCGACGACGGCGGCGTCGATGCGGGGATGCCGGTGGCCGTGAACATTGCACCACAAGCTGCTCACGCCGTCGATATATTCGTTCCCGTCGATGTCGAACAGCCGGCATCCTTGGCCGCGCTCGATCAGCAGCGGCTCGTATTCGGCCATCTGCGTAAAAGCGTGCCACACGATCTCGCGGTCCCAGCGTTCCAGCTCGTCGCGGCCGGAGGGAAGGCTTTGCTGTCGATCGAGGGCGTGGGGAGGATGAAAACGCATTCAACGATTATAGGGCCGAAATGCCGAACATCGCAGCGATCGGCCGCGGAGGCAACCGTTTTTTTGGCGGACCGCGCACGCTTGACCTAAAGTTCCGGTGTCGGACGGCCGACGACGCGATCCGCCAACGGCCTTCAAGGCAAGCATTCACATCTTGGCTTGGCGGAGCCGCGCGGCGGCGCCGTTGATGTCCGCTCAATTCCCAACGATCATCTGGAGGCCAACGCATGACGACCTGCGAAGATCTGGCTAAGCGTATTCAGCGCATTCAACCGTCATCGGCGCCGCGCGACGTGGCCCGGCTCTGCTTGCTGCTGACGAACTTGGTTGACGACCTCGGCGCGTTGGACGACGACGGGCGTCTGACCGATGCCTGGAAGCAAACGGGGCTGCGGTTGCAAGCGGCCACCGACCAGCATGCGGCCATGACTCAGGAGCTCGAAGCGCTTGCCCGCAGCGATCCCGAAAAGTTCTCGCCCGACCAAATCTGGGTGTTGGTGCGGGCCATCAAGGTGCAGAGCCAGATTCTGTCTCTGTATGTCGGGCAAACGCCGCTGGACGTTTAGTAGCCGGCTTGCTCCGCAAGCGGAACCGCGTCGATCGCGCCAGCGGCTTCCACTTTAGTGACTACGAAACAAGCTGCAACTCCCCTCCGCTTGCGGAGCAAGCGGGCTACGTAGCGGTCTACGCCCGCTTGCCCATTCGGTTGCCGGCGGGTTACGATCATTTGATCGTATCCCAGTTTGTGCCGTCGAGCTTGCCATCATGCCGGCCAACCCGCGACCGCGCCGCGTTGAAGAAATGGACATCGAGTCGCTGCACCGCCGGATTGCCGAGTTGGAGCGGGAACTGCTGGCACGCAAACGTGAGGCGGAAGCGGTGCGCGAGCCGCTGTCGAGCATGTTGTCGGTGCTGGACAGCATGGACCACGGCGTCATCATCACCGATCGGCATGGCCGCCCCACGCGCATCAACCCGGCCGGCGCGCGAATCCTGGGCATCAACGCCGCGCTAGCGGACGGCGCCGACGACTGGTTCAGCGGCGCTTACTTGCCCGACGGCTGCTCGCCTTATCCCGCCAGCCAGCGTCCGGTGGCCCGCGCGCTCCAAGGCGAAAGGGTGAACAGCGAAGAAATCCTGTTCCTTCATCCGGAGACGTGGGAAGCGATTTGGGTGCAGGTCAGCGCCAGTCCGTTGGTCGATCTCGGCGGCATCGGCCGTGGCGCGATCGTGGTTTTTCGCGATGTGACGCCGCAGAAACGCGCCTTGGCGGCGCTCCGCGAGACACAGCAACGCTTCCAGTCGATCCTCGAACACACGCCGTCGATCGTCTATCTGAAAGACTCGTCGGGAAGATACTTGTTCGTCAACCGAGCGTTCGAAGACAACCTGGGCCGCCGCAACGAAGAGGTGATGGGACGGACCGACAATGACCTCTTCGACTCCGCAACGGCCGAGCAACTGCGACGCAACGACCGGCAGGTGTTGCGCAGCGGGCTGGCCTATCAGTTCGAGGAAACGGTGCCGGTCAACGGCGCGCAAAAGACCTTTCTCTCGGTCAAGTTCCCGTTGCCCGACGTGCGCCAGCCGCCCTATGCCCTCTGCGGCATTTCGACCGACATCAACGAACGGAAGCAATCCGAAGAGCGGCTCAGGGCGGAGCAGACCTTTCTGAAGCAACTGATTCGTGCGCACGAACATGACCGGCAGTTGATGGCCTACGAAATCCATGACGGCGTCGTGCAATACATTTCGGCCGGCTTGATGCACCTGGAGTCGTTGGCCGCCGAGAAATCGCTTGCGCCGAAGGGCCAGGCCGCCTTGGAGCTGGCGATCGACTTGGCGCGGCGCTCGGTTGCCGATGGCCGCCGGGTAATGAGCGGACTGCGCCCGCCGATTCTGGACGAAGAGGGGATCGTGCTGGCGATTTCCTATCTGGCGGCCGAGCAGTCGTCGCCGGGCGAGCTGGTAGTCGAGTTCCGGCACGATGTCGCTTTCGATCGGCTCGATCCGCTGCTGGAAGGAACCCTGTTCCGCATCGCGCAGGAGGCGCTGACCAACATTCGGCGCCACAGCCAATCGCGGCGGGCGGAAGTCCTGCTGGTCGAGCGCGGCGCGCGGATTCACTTGCAAATTCGCGACTGGGGAATCGGATTCGATCCGGCCCGTGTGCCCGACGACCGCTTCGGCCTGAAAGGAATTCTGAAGCGGGCCGAATTGTTCGAGGGAGTGGCGCGGATCACGAGTCAACCGGGCGAGGGGACGACGGTTTCCGTCGAGGTGCCCAACACGCAGGTAGCAACTGCGTAGCATCGGCCGTACCGGCGTTGACCCCCAACTCGCTTTTGGCCTATTCTTGGCCTCTGCCGCCAGATCCCACGCTTTGCCTTTGCCGTCCATGCTGATTATCGACCGCTACTTGCTCCGGCAGTTCCTGCAGGTGCTGCTGATCTGCTTTTTCAGTCTCGACGGGCTGTACATCGTCATCGACGCCTTCAGCAACCTGGACGAGTTCCTGCACTACGCCGAGAGCGAAGGGACCGTCTACGGGCTGATCGTGGAGTTCTATTCGTACCGCTCGGTTTTCATGTTCGAGCGGATGAGCAGCATGTTGACGATGATCACGGGCATGTTCACGGTGACGTGGATTCAGCGGCACAACGAGCTGACGGCGCTCACCGCGGCGGGCGTCTCGCGGGCCAGAGTCATTCGGCCCATCGTGGTGGCGGCCGTCGGCATCAGCCTGATCACCTGTGCGGGACGCGAGCTGCTGATTCCGCTCTTGGCGAAGAAACTCGACCGCGACCCCAAGAACCTGCGCGGCGACAGCGGTCAGGAGTTTCAGCCGCGCTACGACAATGAGACCAGCATCTTGATGCAGGGCCGCGCCACCTATTCGAACAAGTCGCGGATCGAAGAGCCGAGCTTTCTGCTGCCCGAAGCGCTCAATAAATATGGCAAGCAGCTCTCCGCCCCCAACGCCTATTACCTGGCGCCGGAGGAAAACCATCCCGGCGGCTACCTGTTTCAAGGCGTGACCAGCCCAGAGCGGTTGCTGGCGAACCATTCGCTGGCGATGGACGGCAAGCCGGTGGTGCTGACGCCGCTCGACGAGCCGCGCTGGCTGAAAAGCGACGAGTGCTTCGTGGCGAGCAACGTCAGCTTCGAGCAGCTCAGCGGCGGCCGGGGCTGGCGGCAGTTTTCGTCGACGCGGCAGTTGATCGCCGGACTCTCGAACCCCAGTCTCGGCCTGGCGGGCGAATTCGGAGCCGATGTGCGGGTGGCCATTCATGGCCGCGTCGTGCAGCCGTTTCTCGATCTGACGCTGCTCTTTCTGGGGCTTCCCTTGGTGCTGC
This genomic window contains:
- the bioA gene encoding adenosylmethionine--8-amino-7-oxononanoate transaminase yields the protein MRFHPPHALDRQQSLPSGRDELERWDREIVWHAFTQMAEYEPLLIERGQGCRLFDIDGNEYIDGVSSLWCNVHGHRHPRIDAAVVEQLGRIAHTTSLGASNSTTVRLARRLVELTPEGLNHVFFSDNGATAVEVALKMAFQYWRQRPDPRPQKTTFLALGGAYHGDTLGSVSVGGVERFHSLFAPLLFEVVRTAAPQTYRLPQGVSRAGALGFYVAELEAALRANHQRLAAMVIEPLVQGAAGMVLHPPGYLRAARELSRRYDVLLIADEVAVGFGRTGRMFACEQEGVAPDLLCLAKGLTGGYLPMAATLASDEIWRAFLGSYDDSKQFFHGHTYGGNPLAAAAALASLEVFDEERVLARMPEKVSRLSRHLARLKRLDHVGDVRQCGLIAGIELVRDRARQAPFDVRERRGWRVCQHARRRGVLLRPLGDVVVIMPPLAIALEELDRIAEAVESGIVAETSA
- a CDS encoding PAS domain-containing protein, translating into MPANPRPRRVEEMDIESLHRRIAELERELLARKREAEAVREPLSSMLSVLDSMDHGVIITDRHGRPTRINPAGARILGINAALADGADDWFSGAYLPDGCSPYPASQRPVARALQGERVNSEEILFLHPETWEAIWVQVSASPLVDLGGIGRGAIVVFRDVTPQKRALAALRETQQRFQSILEHTPSIVYLKDSSGRYLFVNRAFEDNLGRRNEEVMGRTDNDLFDSATAEQLRRNDRQVLRSGLAYQFEETVPVNGAQKTFLSVKFPLPDVRQPPYALCGISTDINERKQSEERLRAEQTFLKQLIRAHEHDRQLMAYEIHDGVVQYISAGLMHLESLAAEKSLAPKGQAALELAIDLARRSVADGRRVMSGLRPPILDEEGIVLAISYLAAEQSSPGELVVEFRHDVAFDRLDPLLEGTLFRIAQEALTNIRRHSQSRRAEVLLVERGARIHLQIRDWGIGFDPARVPDDRFGLKGILKRAELFEGVARITSQPGEGTTVSVEVPNTQVATA
- a CDS encoding LptF/LptG family permease; translated protein: MLIIDRYLLRQFLQVLLICFFSLDGLYIVIDAFSNLDEFLHYAESEGTVYGLIVEFYSYRSVFMFERMSSMLTMITGMFTVTWIQRHNELTALTAAGVSRARVIRPIVVAAVGISLITCAGRELLIPLLAKKLDRDPKNLRGDSGQEFQPRYDNETSILMQGRATYSNKSRIEEPSFLLPEALNKYGKQLSAPNAYYLAPEENHPGGYLFQGVTSPERLLANHSLAMDGKPVVLTPLDEPRWLKSDECFVASNVSFEQLSGGRGWRQFSSTRQLIAGLSNPSLGLAGEFGADVRVAIHGRVVQPFLDLTLLFLGLPLVLHGTNRNVFIAIGLCGVVCTAFMLVVMGCQYLGQISLIRPALAAWAPLMVFVPVAVAMYERIEY